A stretch of Lachancea thermotolerans CBS 6340 chromosome D complete sequence DNA encodes these proteins:
- the NTE1 gene encoding lysophospholipase (similar to uniprot|Q04958 Saccharomyces cerevisiae YML059C NTE1 Serine esterase that deacylates exogenous lysophospholipids homolog of human neuropathy target esterase (NTE) mammalian NTE1 deacylates phosphatidylcholine to glycerophosphocholine), translating into MNNSSASGSLLANDLTINSTGLTVAGDNVIEGLTTAFNLLTQASSSILAVCGAIFTSTTWHVMRFFLLRVPSWVVVSSSVSITLSFYTLLLVLFTIMFATYYVLSGRFLHAYKRLQPDDSDEKLLKDKKFRDETEALFANKSESQRKGGFTSYLDEFLSAIKIFGYLEKPVFHELTKSMKTRRLEEGEVLLVDDALGFAIVVEGSLQTYHKVQRTNKNLTGSVPDFLDGSNSDSLDDAASDCDAYSLNGEKYQLLNIVRAGNPVSSLVSILRLFTGRNDTPLSNSIPSFPASEEGYPGFMSPFLDSTLENHASELRNTSRTQKLAQEQLDSGPRSPNTENIRGETKDRPENTVPFEGSLPDIIACAPGDCTIAIIPASAFRRLTSKFPRSASHIIQMVLTKLYRVTFQTAHTYLGLTKEIINTEVVLNRSNNIELPYYLKEAAIRKIKAQELFKKEEQLKTPKTGPKTRTPIGRRSSKGRASPHSFLKNRGSRHVVLDSRDHLNPGDLLSNVPLSRKDTPTIRGVSNNSVYQSESAKSKSFRNSNNQVNAQLSSLSSLSDKAKAINKSGKSSALSAATNEDDEIRERTFSAAQEETEESSWRIALVEGMFSYLGITKENILPTTDDDDDALSLRRSSEVSLTPSSQMSAPSAFRLLSPDQFVTKKGPKVKPKQEYKEEIPYNIDFDTVKDEFAQGLQTMFVREGSILVSQNTHNKGLYYIISGTMEVIWTNEEDHTQHILHNIKSGGIAGYLASLIGSKSFVTLRAKTDLYVGFLPVPTLERLCDKYFMIYLRIAETLINLLNPKILKLDYALEWIHLDASEILFNQDEPANAIYVVLSGRLRQLHRSNKTKPEALERKNKKRHLRDSSKVRAIREYAQGESLGEVDVLTAINRLSTVVALRDTELARIPRTLFELLAMEHPSIMIRVSRLVARKILQQQRGSEAPESINSAKDYKYDFNLLIPPTETTKGSVINSEHGASAPSDGDSRHSYRTITILPITQGLPVEEFASKLVTAFKQVGMSTIGLNQSATLSHLGRHAFDGLSKLKQSGYFAELEEIYDTVVYIADTPTNSSWTTTCINQGDCILLLAHSAMTPDIGEFERLLIKSKSNARIELILLHAERYVEPGLTHKWLKNRMWVHSHHHMQFSSPSYVRDKEPEAEPESNTKTFIRNLKRERLNHITRQTQENISRLLPDSLKSTVENFSSKFINKKSQFYTPVLSHKNDFLRLARILSGKAIGLVLGGGGARGISHLGVLRAIEEHGIPIDMIGGTSIGAFVGGLYAKDYDLVPIYGRMKKFAGRVGSVWRLLTDLTWPVTSYTTGHEFNRGIWKTFGDIRIEDFWIQYYCNSTNITESIQEIHSTGYAWRYIRASMSLAGLLPPIEDNGSMLLDGGYVDNLPVWEMKARGCNTIFAVDVGSVDDRTPQRYGDSLNGFWIVFNRWNPFSDYPNIPNMTEIQMRLGYVASVNALEKAKNTPGVIYARPPIEDYATLDFAKFEEIYQVGTAYGHDFFQELEKQKKMPHIPGSEMLADDPESRHRMLYRRNSV; encoded by the coding sequence ATGAACAACAGTAGCGCTTCAGGCTCACTACTGGCAAATGACCTAACCATCAACTCTACAGGGTTAACAGTCGCAGGTGACAATGTCATTGAAGGTCTTACTACCGCTTTTAACTTGTTGACGCAGGCGTCTTCATCGATTCTGGCGGTCTGCGGAGCCATCTTTACCAGCACTACTTGGCACGTCATGcgcttctttctcctgcGAGTACCCTCTTGGGTCGTCGTATCTTCCAGCGTTAGTATTACCCTTTCATTCTACACTCTGCTCTTAGTACTGTTTACCATAATGTTTGCCACATACTACGTGCTAAGTGGCCGATTTTTGCATGCCTACAAGCGGCTACAACCTGATGACAGCGAtgagaagctgctcaaagacaagaagTTTCGTGATGAGACGGAGGCACTTTTCGCCAACAAGTCTGAAAGCCAGCGGAAAGGCGGGTTCACGTCGTACCTGGATGAATTTCTTAGCGccatcaaaatttttggttACCTCGAGAAGCCTGTATTTCATGAACTGACCAAGTCTATGAAGACCCGTaggcttgaagaaggagaggTTCTACTTGTTGACGATGCCCTTGGCTTTgccattgttgttgaaggaAGCCTTCAAACTTACCATAAGGTTCAACGCACCAACAAAAATCTGACGGGTAGTGTTCCTGATTTTCTAGACGGAAGCAACTCCGACTCACTTGACGATGCTGCCTCAGACTGTGACGCTTACTCGCTGAACGGTGAAAAATACCAACTCTTGAACATCGTGAGAGCCGGCAACCCAGTTTCATCGTTAGTGAGTATTTTAAGGCTTTTCACCGGACGCAATGACACTCCACTAAGTAACTCAATTCCCAGTTTTCCAGCATCCGAAGAGGGCTATCCAGGCTTTATGTCACCCTTTCTAGATTCAACCTTAGAGAATCATGCGTCTGAACTAAGAAATACCTCTAGAACGCAAAAGCTTGCGCAAGAGCAGCTAGACTCTGGCCCACGTTCGCCTAACACCGAAAATATTCGAGGTGAAACTAAAGATAGACCGGAGAATACGGTACCATTTGAAGGCTCGTTGCCCGATATTATCGCCTGCGCACCTGGGGACTGCACTATCGCCATAATTCCTGCATCCGCTTTCCGCAGGCTGACTTCAAAGTTCCCCCGCTCTGCATCTCATATCATACAGATGGTACTAACAAAGCTTTACAGAGTGACATTTCAGACGGCTCATACTTACTTAGGGCTCACTAAAGAGATAATCAACACTGAAGTTGTATTAAACAGATCTAACAACATCGAGCTTCCATACTACCTGAAAGAGGCTGCGATCCGAAAGATAAAAGCTCAGGAACTGTTTAAAAAAGAGGAGCAGTTAAAAACCCCGAAAACTGGTCCAAAGACGAGAACTCCAATTGGTAGGCGCTCTTCTAAGGGACGCGCATCTCCTCACTcctttctcaaaaatcgCGGCTCCCGACATGTAGTGCTGGATTCTAGAGATCACCTGAACCCTGGTGATTTACTTTCAAATGTTCCCTTGTCGCGGAAGGACACTCCTACGATAAGAGGGGTGTCCAATAACTCTGTTTACCAAAGTGAAAGCGCGAAATCTAAAAGTTTCAGGAACTCTAACAATCAGGTCAACGCCcagctttcttccttgTCTTCCCTATCTGACAAAGCGAAGGCAATAAACAAGAGTGGGAAGAGCAGCGCACTAAGCGCCGCTACCAACGAGGATGACGAAATTAGGGAAAGGACTTTCTCTGCCGCTCAAGAGGAAACAGAAGAGTCATCTTGGAGAATCGCTTTAGTTGAAGGAATGTTTTCTTACCTTGGCATAACAAAGGAAAACATACTTCCTACGACGgatgatgacgacgatGCGCTCTCGTTGCGTAGGTCCTCGGAAGTGTCCTTGACACCATCATCTCAGATGAGTGCTCCATCAGCCTTCCGTTTGTTGTCTCCAGATCAGTTTGTAACAAAGAAAGGACCTAAGGTTAAACCAAAGCAGGAAtacaaagaagaaataccATACAATATTGATTTTGACACAGTCAAAGATGAGTTTGCTCAAGGTCTACAAACAATGTTTGTACGCGAAGGTTCTATTTTGGTTTCACAGAACACTCACAACAAAGGCCTATACTACATTATATCAGGCACTATGGAGGTTATTTGGACGAATGAAGAAGACCACACGCAGCACATTCTGCATAATATAAAGTCCGGCGGAATAGCTGGTTacttggcttctttgatAGGAAGCAAGTCCTTCGTCACTCTTAGAGCAAAGACCGATTTGTATGTTGGATTTCTGCCAGTTCCCACTTTGGAAAGGCTCTGCGACAAATATTTTATGATATATTTACGGATTGCCGAGACCTTGATCAATCTCTTAAATCCTAAAATACTAAAATTGGACTACGCTCTAGAATGGATACATTTAGATGCATCAGAGATTCTCTTCAACCAAGATGAGCCTGCTAACGCAATTTACGTCGTTTTGAGCGGCAGACTtcgtcaacttcatcgTTCGAATAAGACAAAACCCGAAGCTCTAGagaggaaaaacaaaaaaagacaCTTGCGCGATAGCTCTAAAGTCAGGGCGATTAGAGAATATGCCCAGGGTGAGAGCTTAGGGGAAGTTGATGTGTTAACCGCAATAAATCGCCTTTCCACTGTCGTTGCTTTGAGAGACACGGAGCTGGCTCGTATTCCTAGAACACTgtttgagcttcttgcaaTGGAGCATCCCTCGATAATGATTCGAGTAAGCAGACTAGTCGCAAGGAAAATTCTCCAGCAACAGAGAGGATCGGAAGCCCCTGAATCCATAAACAGCGCGAAAGACTACAAGTATGATTTCAACCTTCTCATTCCTCCCACAGAAACAACGAAGGGTTCTGTCATAAACTCTGAACATGGCGCTAGTGCTCCTTCAGATGGCGACAGCAGACATAGTTATCGCACAATAACCATCCTTCCAATCACCCAGGGTCTCCCAGTCGAAGAATTTGCCTCGAAATTGGTAACCGCTTTTAAACAGGTGGGAATGTCTACAATTGGACTTAACCAATCTGCGACTTTGTCTCATTTAGGGCGTCATGCCTTCGACGGGCTCTCTAAATTAAAGCAGTCTGGATACTTtgctgagcttgaagagatCTACGATACTGTCGTCTACATTGCAGACACGCCCACGAACTCTTCCTGGACTACGACCTGTATCAACCAAGGAGACTGTATTTTGTTGCTAGCTCATTCAGCAATGACACCGGATATCGGCGAGTTCGAGCGGCTGTTAATCAAGTCAAAATCTAATGCTAGAATCGAATTGATACTTTTGCACGCAGAGCGCTACGTTGAGCCTGGACTTACCCACAAGTGGTTAAAGAACAGGATGTGGGTCCATTCTCATCACCACATGCAGTTTTCCAGTCCATCGTATGTTAGGGACAAGGAACCTGAAGCTGAGCCCGAATCaaatacaaaaactttCATCCGTAATTTGAAAAGAGAACGCCTAAATCACATCACTAGACAGACCCAGGAAAACATTTCTAGGTTACTGCCTGATTCGCTCAAATCAACCGTCGAGAACTTTTCCTCAAAGTttatcaacaagaagtccCAGTTTTACACGCCAGTTTTATCGCACAAAAATGATTTTCTAAGACTTGCTCGTATCCTTTCTGGCAAAGCTATCGGGCTAGTTTTAGGAGGTGGCGGTGCTAGAGGCATTAGCCACTTGGGCGTGCTCAGAGCGATTGAGGAGCATGGAATCCCTATTGATATGATTGGTGGCACTTCGATTGGAGCATTCGTGGGTGGTCTTTACGCGAAAGACTACGACCTGGTGCCAATCTACGGGCGCATGAAGAAATTTGCTGGCAGAGTTGGCTCCGTATGGAGACTTCTGACAGACTTGACTTGGCCTGTGACCTCTTACACCACGGGCCACGAATTTAACAGGGGCATATGGAAGACTTTCGGGGACATCCGTATCGAAGATTTCTGGATACAATACTACTGCAACTCTACAAACATCACGGAGTCCATTCAAGAGATACACTCAACTGGCTATGCTTGGAGATATATTCGTGCATCAATGTCACTAGCTGGGCTTTTGCCACCAATCGAAGACAATGGCTCCATGTTGCTCGATGGCGGCTACGTCGATAACCTGCCAGTGTGGGAAATGAAGGCCCGGGGATGCAATACAATTTTTGCAGTGGACGTCGGATCTGTCGACGACAGAACACCCCAAAGATACGGCGACTCTTTAAATGGATTCTGGATCGTGTTCAACAGATGGAATCCCTTTTCTGATTACCCAAACATTCCAAATATGACAGAGATTCAAATGCGCCTGGGCTATGTCGCATCGGTCAACGCATTGGAGAAGGCTAAAAACACACCCGGCGTCATTTACGCCAGACCACCAATCGAAGACTACGCGACTCTGGATTTCGCCAAGTTTGAGGAGATTTATCAGGTAGGAACCGCCTACGGTCAcgatttctttcaagaacttgagaaacaaaaaaagatgcCCCACATCCCAGGCTCCGAGATGTTAGCGGACGATCCGGAATCGCGCCATCGCATGCTATATAGACGCAACAGCGTGTAA
- the LSM3 gene encoding U4/U6-U5 snRNP complex subunit LSM3 (highly similar to uniprot|P57743 Saccharomyces cerevisiae YLR438C-A LSM3 Component of small nuclear ribonucleoprotein complexes involved in RNA processing splicing and decay): MDTPLDLLKLNLDEKVFVKLRGAREMTGVLQAFDSHCNIVLSNATETIYELVDGELKSSTKGSEMVFVRGDSVTLITTPSD, from the coding sequence ATGGATACGCCCTTAGATTTACTGAAGCTGAACCTAGATGAAAAAGTGTTTGTGAAACTGCGTGGTGCGCGCGAGATGACAGGCGTTCTGCAGGCGTTTGACTCGCACTGCAACATCGTTCTCTCTAACGCAACCGAAACGATATATGAGCTGGTCGATGGAGAGCTTAAGTCGAGCACTAAAGGCTCGGAGATGGTTTTTGTCAGAGGCGACTCTGTTACGCTGATCACAACGCCTTCTGATTGA
- the MRPL4 gene encoding mitochondrial 54S ribosomal protein uL29m (similar to uniprot|P36517 Saccharomyces cerevisiae YLR439W MRPL4 Mitochondrial ribosomal protein of the large subunit): MISARRSLHVTARAWARTKYTKPKPKPKARLNVRSPMQITHHDNNLQVTAPIPPAAANITTPDDHPLWQFFADKKYLRKFDELDVDSRPWTIPELRRKSFEDLHSLWYTCLKERNVLARENHLLKNDIGSNQDSYETVSEKIRTTMWRIRHVLSERDWAFKLAQQEFGSEKEVFLQEFEAEFLEAPTAEDEEVFEKLSRLQYSVFGISEYIDENKVDRAFVDGMKYVATLKLKKFASRQKEVEDLLQQSNNSISDAGEAFVLFTAENTLESVNEACDVIKELRAKNSSVSRYEELEIVGGYVKQLAAAQDEKTTSA, translated from the coding sequence aTGATTAGTGCTAGAAGGTCCCTGCACGTTACGGCGCGTGCGTGGGCTAGAACCAAATACACCAAGCCCAAGCCCAAGCCTAAAGCGAGACTAAACGTCAGAAGTCCAATGCAGATAACGCATCATGACAACAACCTACAAGTGACAGCGCCTATCCCCCCGGCAGCAGCCAATATCACGACTCCCGATGACCATCCCCTATGGCAATTTTTCGCGGACAAAAAGTACTTACGCAAGTTTGATGAACTGGACGTGGACTCAAGGCCATGGACTATTCCAgagctcagaagaaaatcATTCGAGGACCTCCACTCTCTATGGTACACCTGCCTTAAGGAGAGGAATGTGCTGGCCCGTGAAAATCACTTGCTGAAGAACGATATTGGTTCCAATCAGGACTCTTACGAAACTGTGTCTGAGAAAATTAGAACCACTATGTGGAGAATAAGGCATGTGCTCAGCGAGCGTGACTGGGCCTTCAAGCTTGCGCAGCAAGAATTCGGCtctgaaaaagaagtaTTTTTGCAAGAGTTCGAAGCTGAATTCCTGGAGGCGCCCACCGcagaggacgaagaggtCTTCGAGAAGCTCAGCAGGCTACAATACAGTGTTTTTGGCATTAGTGAATACATTGACGAAAACAAAGTGGACAGGGCTTTTGTCGACGGCATGAAGTACGTTGCTactttgaaactcaagaagtttgcCTCCcggcaaaaagaagttgaggaTCTACTCCAGCAATCGAACAATAGCATAAGCGACGCCGGTGAGGCTTTTGTGCTCTTCACAGCAGAAAATACCCTTGAATCCGTTAACGAGGCGTGCGACGTAATCAAAGAACTGAGGGCCAAGAACAGCTCAGTATCTAGAtatgaagagcttgaaattgttggcGGCTACGTGAAACAGCTGGCGGCAGCTCAAGACGAGAAAACCACCAGCGCATAA
- the OGG1 gene encoding 8-oxoguanine glycosylase OGG1 (similar to uniprot|P53397 Saccharomyces cerevisiae YML060W OGG1 Mitochondrial glycosylase/lyase that specifically excises 7 8-dihydro-8-oxoguanine residues located opposite cytosine or thymine residues in DNA repairs oxidative damage to mitochondrial DNA): protein MLKFQKLLFKRGELYLDKVLQCGQAFRWIFHEGLGQYSTTMRIDDRFRIVVLRQLEDNYIEYASLGAEECSSLGSFLKRYFRLEVPLSELYENQWLPRDSRFEKKRPHGIRILSQDPWETLLSYICSSNNNISRITKMCHALCIEFGNPVGQYDKVDYYSFPTSKELVERASEEKLRALGFGYRAKFLMKTADKMLKERLDMSDTQYLESWKDHLEYEQVRERVMGFDGVGPKVADCVCLSGLEMDEVVPVDVHIARIAQRDYRFVPRRQDIEELQIRYKNLPITRKKVNYELDLIRAMFKEKWGDFAGWAQGIVFAQEVGKTIGATSEGTTSRRKLEFEVKVELPSQGNSVKRELDEMVEEEIEYSDTGRPKRKTTKRVEYRFKG, encoded by the coding sequence ATGCTTAAATTTCAGAAGCTATTATTCAAGCGTGGAGAATTGTACTTGgacaaagttcttcaatgtGGACAGGCTTTCCGATGGATATTTCATGAAGGACTTGGGCAATATTCTACCACAATGAGGATTGATGACCGCTTCAGAATAGTAGTTTTAAGACAGCTGGAAGACAACTATATCGAATATGCCAGTTTAGGTGCTGAAGAGTGCTCTAGCTTAGGCAGCTTCCTAAAAAGGTACTTTAGGCTTGAAGTACCGCTCTCAGAGCTCTATGAAAACCAATGGCTTCCTCGAGACTCCAGGttcgagaaaaaaagaCCACATGGCATCCGCATATTGAGTCAAGACCCATGGGAGACCTTGCTTTCCTATATTTGCTCTAGTAATAACAACATCTCGAGAATTACAAAAATGTGCCACGCACTGTGCATTGAATTTGGTAATCCAGTGGGACAATACGACAAAGTAGACTACTACTCTTTTCCCACAAGCAAAGAGCTTGTCGAGAGAGCGTCAGAAGAGAAACTGCGAGCATTAGGTTTTGGGTATAGAGCCAAattcttgatgaaaacaGCAGATAAAATGTTGAAAGAGCGGCTCGATATGTCTGACACTCAATATCTTGAGTCTTGGAAAGACCATTTGGAGTATGAGCAAGTCAGAGAAAGAGTTATGGGTTTTGATGGAGTAGGCCCTAAAGTTGCTGATTGTGTCTGCTTATCCGGATTGGAAATGGATGAGGTCGTGCCTGTAGATGTGCATATCGCGCGCATTGCGCAAAGAGACTACAGGTTTGTACCAAGAAGACAGGATATAGAGGAGCTTCAAATTAGGTATAAAAACTTGCCAATAACCCGTAAGAAGGTTAATTACGAGCTCGACCTTATTCGAGCTATGTTCAAGGAGAAGTGGGGCGATTTTGCAGGGTGGGCCCAAGGCATCGTTTTcgctcaagaagttggcAAGACAATTGGAGCTACTAGCGAGGGCACAACGTCCAGACGGAAGCTGGAATTTGAAGTCAAGGTTGAGTTGCCGAGCCAGGGCAATAGCGTGAAAAGGGAGCTTGACGAAATGGTGGAGGAGGAAATTGAATACTCGGATACTGGCCGGCCTAAAAGAAAGACAACTAAACGCGTTGAATACAGGTTTAAAGGGTGA